The DNA window TGGTTATCAAGGTATTGGGTTCATGCTGTGGGAACTGCACCGCTCTGATGGAGAACACCAAGATTGCCCTTGCGGAACTGGGGATGGATTGCGCAGTGGAGAAGGTAACTGACTTCGCCGAAATAGCCAAATACGGGGTAATGTCCATCCCGGCTCTCGTTATTGACGAAAAGGTCGTATCCCTTGGCAAGGTGCTGAAACCCAAGGAGATC is part of the Clostridia bacterium genome and encodes:
- a CDS encoding thioredoxin family protein, translated to MVIKVLGSCCGNCTALMENTKIALAELGMDCAVEKVTDFAEIAKYGVMSIPALVIDEKVVSLGKVLKPKEIVKILEGAAR